Proteins co-encoded in one Oreochromis aureus strain Israel breed Guangdong linkage group 3, ZZ_aureus, whole genome shotgun sequence genomic window:
- the LOC120439311 gene encoding transmembrane and immunoglobulin domain-containing protein 2-like isoform X5, with protein MKLLLSGLLLSFICILSSWGVSSGTLVVTQSPDDISVMEGATVNITCCWPGKFGRVGVNWLKNQTVIKNEVKQNQSQGSLKEETKMCSSLNFSNIQTKDSGTYICKVTLEIPSLFEAKGNGTVITVREKTENDNGNSTRKESDFGEAPTKVIISLAVVVPLLLTTLVCYCTLRRKQALAARVIYEVPHVDSDVAEMDKHSTNSSLGSSQWRQVPLYESFYFEHVDPKESE; from the exons GTGTTTCATCAGGCACATTAGTTGTGACACAGAGTCCTGATGATATTTCTGTCATGGAGGGAGCGACAGTAAACATCACCTGCTGCTGGCCAGGGAAGTTTGGAAGAGTTGGAGTGAACTGGCTGAAAAATCAAACAGTAATTAAGAATGAGGTCAAACAGAATCAATCTCAAGGGtctctgaaagaggaaacaaagatGTGTTCATCTTTGAATTTCTCAAACATCCAAACAAAGGATTCAGGGACATACATCTGCAAGGTGACTTTGGAGATACCATCTTTATTTGAAGCTAAAGGAAATGGGACAGTTATCACAGTCAGAGAGAAGACAGAAAACGATAATGGAAATAGTACCAGAAAAGAATCCG ATTTCGGGGAAGCACCAACCAAAGTGATCATTTCCCTGGCTGTAGTGGTTCCTTTGCTCCTCACCACACTCGTCTGTTACTGCACTCTGCGAAGAAAACAAG cacTAGCAGCCAGGGTCATCTACGAAGTTCCCCACGTAGACTCCGATGTGGCAGAGATGGACAAACACAGCACGAACTCCTCCTTAGGCTCATCTCAATGG CGTCAAGTGCCTCTGTATGAATCCTTCTACTTCGAACATGTGGATCCCAAAGAAAGTGAATGA
- the LOC116335823 gene encoding protein S100-G-like: MTQLETSVACMMKVFDTYAGKEGKPDSLTKAEVKALLENELPGLLKGAQNQEDLDKLFKELDFNGDGEVDFNEFMVLVASITCVCHGRPCKK; the protein is encoded by the exons ATGACACAGCTGGAGACATCCGTGGCTTGCATGATGAAGGTCTTTGATACGTATGCAGGAAAGGAGGGAAAACCGGACAGCCTAACAAAAGCCGAGGTCAAGGCTCTGCTGGAAAACGAGCTGCCTGGACTGCTCAAG GGAGCACAAAATCAAGAAGACCTGGACAAATTGTTCAAAGAGCTGGACTTTAATGGAGACGGTGAGGTCGACTTCAACGAGTTCATGGTGCTGGTAGCTTCTATCACCTGCGTCTGCCATGGCCGCCCTTGCAAGAAGTGA
- the LOC120439311 gene encoding uncharacterized protein LOC120439311 isoform X4, translating into MNQCNKMKILLSSLLFASLCTLSSWSVSSGTLVVTQSPDDISVMEGATVNITCCWPGKFGRVGVNWLKNQTVIKNEVKQNQSQGSLKEETKMCSSLNFSNIQTKDSGTYICKVTLEIPSLFEAKGNGTVITVREKTENDNGNSTRKESDFGEAPTKVIISLAVVVPLLLTTLVCYCTLRRKQALAARVIYEVPHVDSDVAEMDKHSTNSSLGSSQWRQVPLYESFYFEHVDPKESE; encoded by the exons ATGAATCAGTGTAACAAGATGAAGATCTTGCTAAGTAGTCTGCTTTTTGCCTCTCTCTGTACCCTCTCATCCTGGA GTGTTTCATCAGGCACATTAGTTGTGACACAGAGTCCTGATGATATTTCTGTCATGGAGGGAGCGACAGTAAACATCACCTGCTGCTGGCCAGGGAAGTTTGGAAGAGTTGGAGTGAACTGGCTGAAAAATCAAACAGTAATTAAGAATGAGGTCAAACAGAATCAATCTCAAGGGtctctgaaagaggaaacaaagatGTGTTCATCTTTGAATTTCTCAAACATCCAAACAAAGGATTCAGGGACATACATCTGCAAGGTGACTTTGGAGATACCATCTTTATTTGAAGCTAAAGGAAATGGGACAGTTATCACAGTCAGAGAGAAGACAGAAAACGATAATGGAAATAGTACCAGAAAAGAATCCG ATTTCGGGGAAGCACCAACCAAAGTGATCATTTCCCTGGCTGTAGTGGTTCCTTTGCTCCTCACCACACTCGTCTGTTACTGCACTCTGCGAAGAAAACAAG cacTAGCAGCCAGGGTCATCTACGAAGTTCCCCACGTAGACTCCGATGTGGCAGAGATGGACAAACACAGCACGAACTCCTCCTTAGGCTCATCTCAATGG CGTCAAGTGCCTCTGTATGAATCCTTCTACTTCGAACATGTGGATCCCAAAGAAAGTGAATGA
- the LOC116335821 gene encoding protein S100-G-like — MTQLQVSMCMMLDTFEKYARTDGDPNSLSKSEVKTLLEKEMPEMIKGAKNQKEVDELIKALDFDGDGVVDFEEFMAVVAALTCCFRGVPRSKK; from the exons ATGACTCAGTTACAGGTCTCCATGTGTATGATGCTCGACACCTTTGAAAAGTATGCAAGAACTGATGGCGACCCGAACAGCCTGTCCAAATCTGAAGTCAAGACGTTGCTGGAAAAAGAAATGCCTGAAATGATCAAG GGAGCAAAGAACCAAAAAGAAGTGGATGAACTGATCAAAGCTCTTGATTTCGATGGAGACGGCGTGGTGGACTTTGAGGAGTTTATGGCAGTGGTAGCAGctctgacctgctgcttccGTGGTGTGCCAAGGAGCAAGAAGTAG